TCTGTAGACTACATATTTTTGCAAATAATAAGCTACGGCTTCTGATTGGCAAAAATACTTCATGGTATCTGGTACCTTAAAGCGCATTTCTTCTGCGATTCTAAAAAAATGATCCACAGAGTTTCTGCTCGTAAGGATTATCGCAGTAAAATTGTTCAAATCAATTTTTTGCTGTCTTACACTTTTTGCTTCTACTCCCTCTACGTGTATAAAAGGTCTGAAATCTACCTTTACTTTTTCTTTTTCAATTAGGCGTGAGTAGGGAGAATTTTCTATTTTGGGTTCTGGCTGGGAAACCAAAATTGTTTTTACTTTCATAAGCTTTCAATCTTTTAGATAGCTTCCAACTATCACTAAGGGTGCAATTTCGAGTGCGCAAAGGTACAAAATAAAATAGAAAAAATAGGGAATGATCGCTTTTTGATAGTTCTTCAAGACCTTGACCAACCCAATGATATTTATGGAAACAATCAAGGCCAAAGCAAATGAAATAATCATTTTTGAGTCCTTTACAATGTAAATAAGAATTACATTGGTTACGAACATAACCAAGCTACTATAGTTGAGATACGAGATTTTGTTGAACAGTAGTTCAGAAATCATTGCTTGCGTATTGAATACAAATCCTTTGGCATACTGTAGTGATATTTTTAGTAATTGAAACAATATCAACCCTCCCATAATTATAAAAAAAGAGGAAAGTTGTCCGTCCAATTTTACAATGGAAAAGCTTTTTTGAATCAAAAAAAGGAACAGTGAGAAGTTGACCAATTGAAAAATAGTCAAAAGCACTTGAAACCAATTTAAAAGACGTCCTTTTTTATTGTAAACTACGGTATATCTATTATTGAACGGTAAAATGATAAAACTCAAAAACTTGTTTTGAAAAAGATACTTCCCCAGAGTTAGTACAATCAAACTGAAAAAAAGGGCAATGGTCATCCAATCCAAGGATTCAACAGTTTTGTATATAGGATTCATTGGTCAAATTTAGTTGGGATTCCGTTAAGTCCAGGTAACAAATCATTCTCAGATATTCCAATACGGAAATAGTAAAGGTTTTCCTCTTTTGGTTTAGGTAAATTGAAACTGAAAAAAGCAGTATCTCTTGATTTTAATAGTGGACCATTATCAGCAATAGCTTCAACAGTTATTGATACAAGTTGTTTAACCTGTTTGTGGCGATTGGAAAAAGCTGCAGAATATTTTAATTCGTTCAAAGGAATTTCAAAAGAATAAGGGTTATATACCTTCAAAGTGTAATAGTCAGTACTGCCGTCAATCTTTTCTACAATGGCTTTCAATTTTCGATATGATTTAAAATCTTCCATAAAAACACCGTGAAAAACAGTACTGTCAGGGTGAGCGTAAGATATATCCCCGCTTTTTCTGTATTTGGTTACATAGAGTATTTTTTTGTTTTGTACTCTTTTTTCAGAATCATCGATAGAATACTGGTTTTTTCTATACATATGGTTGTTCAAAGAGTACGTGGGGTTTCCAGCGTAAAACTCGTACATCGGTGATTTTCGATACGAATTTTCAAAAACTATGGGAATATCACCTGCTTTTGATTTTAAATCTTGGACCCAGGTTGCGTTTCCGTGTGTTTCGAAAAGTATAGGGAGCAACGGTTGGTGTACAAGCCATACCCTGGCGTAAAGCAGTAGCACTAAACTCGCTATTCCCATTCTAAACATCCATTTTCTGCTGTTTGCGTTTTCAATGAGATGGTTGAAGGCTATTATCGCCAGCGGTATCGAAACTATAATGATCCATTGCGTTTGTACCCGTCTGTTAAAGCTTGACACAAAAAAGAAAATGAGTACGCTGTAAGTTAAGTATATCAGGGCTTTAGAAAACGTATCACTGATTTTCATTTTAAAAAGCGATAGATACA
The nucleotide sequence above comes from Flagellimonas sp. HMM57. Encoded proteins:
- a CDS encoding glycosyltransferase family 39 protein — its product is MTQKFPRLFLILLAFLFVLNIVQSYFTELIYDEAYYWYYAQNLNWGYFDHPPMVAFLIKLSSIFFDGELGVRFMSCLLSVGTYLILWMLIDSEKKKDYVVHFFLLVFSMTLMNAYGFLTLPDTPLLFFTALFLLLYKRFLSNPSALISICMGIVMAALMYSKYHAVLVIVFVLLSNIRLVTNKYAWLSVVIALVCYMPHFLWLYENDFISIKYHLYERPNQAYSFSKFTLGYFVNLIAIFGLLFYWVYLSLFKMKISDTFSKALIYLTYSVLIFFFVSSFNRRVQTQWIIIVSIPLAIIAFNHLIENANSRKWMFRMGIASLVLLLYARVWLVHQPLLPILFETHGNATWVQDLKSKAGDIPIVFENSYRKSPMYEFYAGNPTYSLNNHMYRKNQYSIDDSEKRVQNKKILYVTKYRKSGDISYAHPDSTVFHGVFMEDFKSYRKLKAIVEKIDGSTDYYTLKVYNPYSFEIPLNELKYSAAFSNRHKQVKQLVSITVEAIADNGPLLKSRDTAFFSFNLPKPKEENLYYFRIGISENDLLPGLNGIPTKFDQ
- a CDS encoding DUF4271 domain-containing protein, which codes for MNPIYKTVESLDWMTIALFFSLIVLTLGKYLFQNKFLSFIILPFNNRYTVVYNKKGRLLNWFQVLLTIFQLVNFSLFLFLIQKSFSIVKLDGQLSSFFIIMGGLILFQLLKISLQYAKGFVFNTQAMISELLFNKISYLNYSSLVMFVTNVILIYIVKDSKMIISFALALIVSINIIGLVKVLKNYQKAIIPYFFYFILYLCALEIAPLVIVGSYLKD